The sequence below is a genomic window from Lycium ferocissimum isolate CSIRO_LF1 chromosome 9, AGI_CSIRO_Lferr_CH_V1, whole genome shotgun sequence.
GGTTTtaaggggaaatgaaaaatgggcTGGAAAGGGGCGCATTGAATCAGAATGAGGAACCTGGTCCCTCAACCCATGAAGAGTCTGAGTTCTCTGCACTCAAGCCATCTCCTATTTGGAATGAAACACCAGGGTCCTCCAAGGAAAATTTGGATGATGAAGTAAATCTTTTAGTTGTGTCTACCATTGTTGTACCCTTGAGAGATCCTTCTCCTGAACAGGAACCTGGTTCCGACAGTCCTCCTTAGGAAGTTGTTTCCGATGATTACCTTGTCATTAGTTCAGTGTTAGGAACCGCTGGTGCTATGAAATAGAGTGTtatcaacaaaataaaacacattTCTTTTAGAGCACCCACTACCaggtaaaagaaaaagggtCAACTTGAGTCTGCTATAAAGGCTTGTAAAGAAAAGAGTGTTGTGAAGAAAAAGAGGACGTTAGTGAAAAGTAGGCTTGTTGATGAGGATGAAGAAGCAGATATGGAAAAATATCCATATGGTAGAAAGAATTCGAAAAGGACAAGAGAATAGAAAGGAAAGTCAACCATTGACAAGGATGCAGTAGTTGATGCCTGTGTACAGggtaaaaaggagaagaaaagaaagagcaaTATGAGTGAGGAACCGGGTATCTCCAAGAAGCAAAAAATTAAATCCTCTGAGTTGGAGAGGCAAGCAAATCTAAGAGCTCAAAATGTACTTTTAGGAAGAGTGTTTGACTTTAACATTGGTAAAAAGCATAGGATGAAAGAACTGCTTGAGATTGCTGAATTTCAACATTGGGATCATCTCTTTGTTCCACCAGCCCCTAGTGTGTTTGAATCAGAGTGGCAGAGTTCTATGCCAACTTGTGTTACACTGATGATCACACTTTGGTTCTGTCTATGAATGGCACAGATTTTGGAATGGATAAAGTTGAGCTGGGTGAGATCCTTGATGTCCCAACTGCTGGGATGAAAACAGTGGAAGGAGAGGCTTCATAGGCTTTCAagtaaatgattttcaaaagagaaGGAACTATTCCTGGGGCAAGGATATCCAAGAAGGAACTTAAGTCTAAGTATCGGCTCTTGTTTGAGCTGGTCAACAAACTGCTGCTCCCACGAGGGCGAGAGAAGATCAATTGCCTCTGTCACGGACCTGGTTCTCCTTGAAGCACTAGCAACCTTCAATCACATCAGCTTACTGGCTCTCATGATAGAGTATATCATAAAGGTTGTAACTGCAAGAAAAGCATGGTCTTCCATATGGTTTCCTTCTGACCAGGGTCTTTAAGCACTTTAAGGTCAAAACTGGAAAAGCCACTATAGGAACTCGAAAGCAGATGATTATCATGGGCACCTTAGATAAATGTGAGTGTGTGCCAAAGAAGGGTAGTGTTGGCATCAACTCAACCATTTCTAGCTTGATTGAAGCAAAAGATAACACCACTACTGAGATTCAAAGGCTCCAGGCCGACAATGCTCTCTCGCGGGCCCAACTTGTTTCCAAGTCACAAGGACCTGGTCCCAGTGGTGAGATGGAGGCTATTAATACTGAGTTAAGGGCTGAAAATGCAAAGGCGGGGCAAAAAATTGATGAGCTTTGTGACCAAATGGTCCAGGATCAGAGAAATGCTAGCGAAAGGGTTGATCGACTCCTCAAGGCTCTTTCCCCTTAGTCCTCTTCTTATCCTGTACTCAATCCCCAGCCTCTAAAATCGCTCTTTTGCTCCTTGTTAGTTACTGACATTGGTACTTTTGGTCGTTTAATTATCAATACTTTGTGTTGATCGGACTACTGTTTTAATATGATTAATCAATTATGGGCAATTACTCTATGCTATGCAATGCTTATTTTAACTTGTTATTCCTATATTTTATCATGATGTGTTGCCCAAGTGGCCCTGAGTTAATGCTATTGAACTTCTTTTTGCTTATACTGCATGGTTACTCTtttcaatgatgccaaaagggggaataCTTACTTGGTTGTccaaaaagggaaattgatAAGCTGAAGTTCAAGGAGTAAAAATGGGATGTTGTTGCTGCTAACATGTTGTTTGCTTGAAAAATAGGCTTGATCCGCAGGGGGGACAAGTGGGAATCTGGTTCTTAGGGGCAACATCAATTCCGGGTTGTCATCaccaaaaaaggggaaattgatAAGATATGCTatttcgtgttttgatgatttgccAAACTCTCGAGGAACCAGATAGGGACCAGGTACTCGATCAGGTCCCCTGCACATCATACAATCAACTCTACTGTATAAGAAAGGCTGCAGATTGCATCTTAGGCGGCACGGTACGATGCACCGCGATAACTGTATTTTACAATTTGCTAGAGGCCAAACTAAAGGCTGAGTTGTCCCTATCCATTGTCACATGATGCTCACATGCtcctcaatatatatatacacaacatgttACAATGCTAAACCTAACacttgcaaatctgaaaaacttatttttctcaaGTGCTAGCCGCCACTGCTCTCTAAGTCTTGTCAAGCACAAAGCTACTACAAACTCAAGGATCAGATCCCCAAACTGAAGATGTCTTGAGTCGTTAggtttgttgagtctttgtcTTTTTGTCCTTTACTTGTAATCCCCCTCTACTTTCAAGAAGTGTCATTGTAGGGCAGATTTCCgcttttgttgttttggtttttcttggctagagttagtcaagagtTGTAGCTTTGCAATAGAGCTATTGTAAATGGCTtataatagagttattgtaaagggtgagggattaagagtttaattcctaggttgcaagagttataatctgaagttgctttgttagtgaagttgaaatcctactccggtaggtcgtgatttttaatcccttgagcaaggagtttttcacgtaaaCATCTTGTGCAAATTTACTTTCTGTCTTTTATCAGAAGGAACAGATAGAGAACCTGGTTCtctatactgtttggtggactcATAGTTTACATCGAATGTGACACCCCCAACCAAGAAAAGAAACATATCGCGTAGAGCACATCAACTTGCACCATCTAAAACAGCGGTGCCTATGGTGTCGGTGCTTGACTGGAGAGTTCAGCGAGAAGGTATGCAGAGGGAAAAAGGCTCGAGAAAGCATCCATGGAAGGGGGAATATCTAAAGAAGTGTTAGCGAGGAGACCATCCTGTCATAACGGTAGGATATTGCTTCATTCATGGTGAATGAAACAATTATAGAGACAAATATACCACTGAATTTTAAACTTCAGAAACATTGAATTACTAACATAAtgccaaaaaaggaaatataGCATATAACACAACTATACAGACGAATCTCAGGTTTATTTAAGTTAATTCCTGCAGCGCCAAAGGCAAATTAAGAgggaaaatataaaagaaaagcagTGGCTAAGTTCCCATagaacatatgtacatatgtaccATTTTACAAGAATTTTTCGATGGAGGTCGTCAACGTTGATTTGGGGACTGCACCAATGACTGTATCTTTCTTCTCTCCGTCCTTGAAAATCATGACGGTTGGGATACTTCGAATCCCATATTTGCTCGCGATGGTAGGACTTTCATCCGTATTCACCTTGAAGAATTTAAACTTGCCAGCAAACTCCTGTGATAGTTCATCAATAACGGGGTGAATCATTCGGCATGGACCACACCATGGAGCCCAAAATTCAACCAGAACAGGTACATCGGACCCCATTACGAGAGACTCCCAGGTTTGATCATTAACACCAGGCACTGCATTTTCCAATAACCATGTTAAATAGAGAGAGGAGCTGATAAGATGATGGAGATGTTGCTAAAGCAATGGTTTTAGCAGCctaatacagtcaaacctctatataacaatatttcactataacaaccaTGTTTTTTGTGGAATAActctttcatgttatgttatattatatgttctctgCAACAACATTTCGCTATAGCAGCTAAAAATATTAGGATAAACGATGCCTTTATAAAGGGGTTTAACTGTATCATATGTGTTCTGCTTCATGCTAACACCTCAGCAACGGAAAATTAAAACAAGAGACTGATGCATATATTTGTTTTTACTCCTTGTAATTAGTCAGAGCGCTAGAGTTGAAGATTTGACAacacaaaatttcatttttctaaCTAGCATGATTCATATTACAAGTGCAACGCCTACATTCAcacacaagaaaaaaaacataagtcaAGCCATACTGATTCCTAAGATCTGAAAATAGCTACAAAATGTCAAGGAGAAAGCGGAAATTAGAACCTATATGCAGATAATTGCTTTTACaagaatagtaatgtaactcaTAGGAGTTCGAATATTTAACAGAAAATGAAGTTCAAAATAGTACTAGCTTGGTTTACCATTACaagaatagtaatgtaactcaTAGGTTTACCAGCCTTTAAACTCTCCACTATGGTACACATTCCACTATGATGGATTTACTTCAATTCTTTCACAAGCATCAAGTAATTCTAGTTGTCTTTGCACTCCTCACTTTGATTTCCACACTGTTTCTAAAAAACTTGATTTACTCTTTAATGTACAGTTGAATATTCAACTGGAATATCCTGGAACTGATTTTTCATCAAAGATTGTATGACTATCTGGTAAATAAATGACAATTGCAGTTGTATATGACTGAATCTCTGTGAATCGTGACAACAAGGCCACTCTGCCACACGTATGGATGTAGTGTTAATATAAGTACTtcctctgtcctaatttatgtgaagtGATTTGGATGACAAGAATCAAAACATTTAACTTTGACTATGAATTCGGGTATaaattcttcaaattttcaaaaaaaaataaaaaaattacatatttgaaaactacatgaaaaaaTACCATAAACTTATgctaataattcaaaatatttttaagatttttaaaaattgtagTACAAAAAACTTGTTCGACTCACCCAAACAGACACAgtaacaccttcacataaaataGGACAGGGGAagtactactccctccatcttaAGTTGTTTGAAGGTTGACCAGTTTGGGGAGTCAAAAAGCTATTTCTTTGACTTACTTTTAAACACAGATTCTTcgagtattttgaaaataaaattaagtcaaAGAAAAAACTGTTTGACTCCCCAAACTGGTcaaccttcaaacaaattgggatggagggagtaataacaATAAATTTCGGACCTAGTAAATCAAATAAATTATGCTAGAATCCCCAACTCGAactcataaaattcaaatcCTGACTATCTTTGCTGCATTTTAGCATTTTACTGTCATAATTTAAGCTTAAAAAAGGCCCAAACATGATCTCAAACTATAAGCAAGTAGTAAGATTAaaaagaaggacaagaaatAAATACCTAGAAGATGAGCTTAGTAACACTGATGAACGAGTCAACTGGATCTTATTAAGGCCTTTGAACACGAGAATCTAATAGAGAAGAGAGCCTAAGCTTTTGTGCATACTCAATATATGTCTTAAAATTtgtaaagaaatggatcttGGCTTAACTCcaacccaaaagctagctcatgaggagAGGACTGCCCAAGCCATATTAAAGAGACTACCTATCCCGGATGTGGGACTCTTAATATAATTacttcattaaatatttataaataattaattttgaagCAGTTACTATGGTATATTTTGCCTATGCTCTGACACTTGTAATTGTGTAAAGGGCAGCctggtgcactaagctcccacTATGCGCGGGGTCCAGGAAAAGGCCGGACTACAAGGGTCttttgtacgcagccttaccctccatttctgcaagaggctgttttCACGGCTTGAACTTCTAATTGTGTGTTTAAGCATTTGTTTTACCAAATTTAAGCTTAAAAAGGCCCAAACATCTCAAAAGCAAGCAGGAGTTGATAAATAGTATTACTATACTAAATTAAATAGGACAGGATATAAACACCTAGAACGGCAGTATCCTGAGCCTCACACACAATTCCTCCTTCTCTACGACTACCAGATTTCGAAAATGACCTCAAGGACACTGGTGAACGAGTCGACTGTATCTTCTTAAGGCCTTTGAATACAGAAAATCAAATAGAGGACCAACGAccagagagagaaaaaaacatTTAATTTTGACTATAAATTCAGATACAGATtctacaatttttaaaaaaataacatttacatatttgaaaactacacaAAAAGTAATACAAGTCAATACAACTAATGATTCAAACTAGTgttaaaaaattgaagaaattaaaatcaaagaaaaaacaaTCTGACTCCACCAAACCAAACAgtaacaccttcacataaaataGGACGAGCAAGTActaaaataatagtaataataatcataagttTCGTACCTAGTAAATCAAATAAACCGCGCTGTAATATCTAACTCGAACTCATAAAGTTTAAATCCTGAATTACCTCTGCTTTGCCACTTGTAATTACGTGTTTAAgcatttctttttcaaaatttaagcttaaaaaagaatcaaatattGTGATTAAAAATGAGTACAGGAAATAAGCACCTAGAACAGCAGTATCCTGAGCCTCACAGACAATTCCTCCTCTTCTACGAGTAACAGATTTAGCAAATGACCTCAAGGACACTGATGAACGAGTCGACTGTATCTTATTAAGGCCTTCGAATGCAGAAAATCTAATAGAAGACTGGCGACCGGAGAGCGAAAAACCGCCAACCGGAGCCAATGATGCCGATACGGTGGCGCGTGGGACTGCAATAGTTTCAAGCAAACCAGCCATGGTAGAGTTGGATAACACAGGTGATCTTGTGGCTGAGTAGAGTTTGTTTGGTTTTCAAGCTTTTCGTTTGGGTGAGACACTTGATAAAATGGATAAGGTAATGAATGTGTGTTTCTTGATGATTGGATGAGGATAGTTAGTGTTCAGTAGGTCCCGTGTCAGGAACTTCTAACCCGAGATAAGAATATTTTTGGGGGCAAGTCtatcaaaaataattacatttgCTAGTCAATTGTACAAAAAGTATAAGAGTATACTATTTTGTATAGTATACTATTTTGtatcacaaaatatatattttaggtatatcataaattaatatatatatatatacctaaaataaattaatatatatatatatatatatatatatacactattatTTTGGTGGATGGCTATATATGttaattttacaatttttttggaCGATCAACCGATCGTTTTTTACTACTCTTTCGGAAAAGTTTTAGGGATGTACgagaaatagaaaatatttaccACACTTAGCCGTAAAATGGATGAGGTGATGAATGTGTGTTTGTTGATGCTTGGATGAGAAGTTAGTGTCGGCCAACTTCACGTGTCTCTCTCATTTAATGACCGCTGACCGCCGCTCAAGATTTTTAGTCTTTATTCGGACTTCCTGAAAAAAATGGGATCACTTCTTATGGACTCGCTGAGAATGATTCTGATATAGTTCATGGTCCATTAGATGTAGAAGACGCTTTGGTGGGATCTTCATGGACAGAAAAAGATTGCAGTCAGTTTGATAATGATCGAGTGATATTGCTTCTTCTGTCCGAACCGAGGAATCCCTTAGATATGATGCAAAAGGGCTCTTGTTCTATCCTAGATCAGAGATTTCtctatgaaaaatatgaatcGGAGTTTGAAGAAGGGGAGGGAGAAGGAGCCCTTGACTCGCAGGAGGATTTATTCAATCACATAGTTTGGGCTCCAAGAATATGACGCCCTTGGGGTTTTCTATTTGATTGTATCAAAaggcagaggcggatccaggatttaaattCTAGGGGGTTCAAGATTTAGATTTTAAGTATTAAACCAATTATATTTTTTaggttatgggttcatatctactatttattacaattttaataatttttacacataaatttacgCTCCGCGTCAAAAAttgggggttcaattgaaccccaactTACCATGCTAGATATGCCCCTGTCAAAAGGCCTAATGAATTGGGATTTCCCTATTGGTCCAGTTCATTTCGAGGCAAACAGATCATTTATGATGAAGAGTATGCGCTTCAAGAGAATGATTCGGGGTTTTTGTAGTGTGGAACCATGCAGCACGAGACACAAGATAGATTTTCCAAAGAATAAGGCCTTTTTCGAATAAGCTGATTCATTTGGGACCTTGCAGATCCACTCTTTTTCCTATTCAGTACTTCTAACCTGAGATAAGACTCATTTTTTGGGCAAGTTATACATTTGgcaatttgataaaaaataattacattcgcTAGTCAATTATCAACAAGTATAGGAGTACactattttatgtatatcatatgttactatacgaaaaatatatatttgctgGCTATTATTTTGGTGGACGACTATTTatattcatttttcattttttttttggatgatcAACCACCTTTTTTACTTGTAATTTTTACTTGGCATAACTTACTCATGTTAGTTTATTATGCGAACATAACTatactttttaataattaattttagcctctcatataatatcatatttTTACAACTTAACCGTTCCACTTTTTTCAAACCACTCCCCACAtccctattttaaaaaaaatacacacgtttctctcttccattttccccaaatacactTATGAAACTCCCAAAGTCTCCCtaacttatgccttatgggcaaattGATATAATCGATTTGGTTCACAtaacttcttttttccttccGTATTATACTACTCATTAATTTGCCCATTAGAGTCCcaattcaacttattacctaAAATACcaagattttctttattttttgattatgcccaaaaaaatagaagactCAAAAAAGATTCTAGCATAACTTTCATCATTCCTTCACCATTTACGGGCCGACATAAAAGTTTGCCATTAAAAGATGCCCccaataaacttgttaaggctACCAAAGTTAAGCGCACCATCCAATTTATGCCAAGTGCCCTACCGGATTCATTTAGGCATGGTATCAACGGTCCCATCAATTTGTTTCCTTAACAAGTATATGCGGTCCGCATACACGTGACCCAAAccttgttgatttttttttttaatttatgcttttGGTGGGTTCGAACTCGTAACCGTATTTTAGATACATCCAAACCGCtattttgtaatttaaaaaccacaaatatgaggggcaaaatttaaagaccaccccaaaagaagggcaatccgcgcaaaaaaatgtttattaTCTTGTATAGTAATTATTTAGGAAAAGTTTTAGGGATATATGTACGtgaaatagaaaatatttacccgGCTTAGTCctagaattttattttttagcatGTATGAGACAAAATATGACAATCTATATGATACACTTCTAAACACCTAgcaagattatttttttttgagtgaaTGTGGTTAGGATTCGTTGCCAACACAAGAATGATGCAATATacaaaagaggagaaaaattgCAGATGAGTTGAACTGGTTTGGGGTTTTTTTAGTATTTGAATTAGTTTTTGAAGAAATATCAATGTGTGTGTTATATAGATTTTTTGGATACACAcagatatacatgatatacattaATTAAATAGATTTACATGGGATAATTTAGATGGAGGATaggacatatatttttcattttttcaattcaatttatcCGTATTTTGCGTAAAACATTAAATCATATTCTAATATAgctcaaattttttaaatcatttcaaagtGTTTTTTAATTGTCTCTGTTATATAACTTCATTTTGAACCACAATCTTATTATGTGCAATTTCAAACCAAATTTCCAATTTGTGTTTCACTTTTTATCAAACTAATCCAACAAACATATGTTTAACTATCGCGAACAGTATTTTTAAAAGGTAGTTACACTCGCCTGTAGTGACAACCACAGTGCAAAATATCTCGACATTGATATatttgcattatatttatagtatATATGTTAAACACGTATACCCAATGTGGGCTCGCCTAAGAGTTCTTACAtaaattatgttgttatttttaaCATTATTGACCCTTCTTCGTTAAATGGATGATGTTTAATAGTTTTCTTCGTCTATAGAAATAAGACGATTGACAATAACAAACCGTAGTATGCATATTTATTGAGGACACGTGAGGGTGGATATCACcaacatttcttttaaaaatacatagccAAATTTTACATCTTCAATTGTCATTGGTCTTCTCGTTTTTTGTCCTATGTCTCAAAATTCATAGTTTATTATTTTGCtatttgaaagttttttttttttattcatgaaggagtgatgttttaattataatatgataaagatattgattattttcttttaggagGTAAATTTTCATAGATGATGGTCGTATGCTTTAAGAAATGATCCCTATCTTCTTTTATTGTTTgaagttaagatgttagagttggtttttataatacatttatatttttgcattatttataattgtaaaaatgtacaaagttttgttttcatttctttaatcatgttattaattttttacatctttaatatatattttttgatgaataatttttgagttattatacattttctctatatataaataaaacacTTTAAAATTCATTATTGAACCataaaatccattttttaaaactgtacaatatacttgaaaaattaaagaacaattttaataccccccccccccctaacacacacacacaaagagacaagtgaaatatattgtaaatatattcATTAAGATTAACACAAGTCTTGTCACCCTGTGTTAGCTAAATTAGGTTTGGAGGATACACCAAAAATACAATCAAAATCGCAATAAATTACCCCATCCATCGAATCAAAAGCCACCCTAATACGGATTAAAGTTTTTTTATGGAGTCAAGTTTTCCCATCTTATTAAGTTACTAAGCCAATATTCAATATACTTATTCTCTACTCAATAAATCAACACGCATTATGTACGGAGCATTTTGATTTCATAATAAGGAGTGTCATTCCATTTTTTCCAATTAACAACACAAAACCGATGGTAATAAGTCGAGAGTTCGACAAAAAATGACGAAATATTTTGATTGATGAACAAATAAAGCTTTGGTATtgtaaattataatttagagtttttttttttttacttatatcAAATCAATTAAGGTCAATTAAGAATTCAAATTTTGTGCCAAAGAATGAGTAGATGTTGAATCAACCATTTGTGATTAGATAAGGAAAAGAATGAGATCTGCGTGATTTATGGGACATTAAACAATGCTTCTCGCGGTTAGTTtgcaaagattttttttccttaagatAGAGGCATTAATACCGAGTTAAGGGTATTTGCAAAGGCGGGCAAAAAATTGATATATTTGGATCAAACGGTCCAGGACCTAAATATAGGAAAAATCGATCGAATTGGCTCTTTCCCTTAACCCCTTCTTATCCTCGTCCTCAATCCCGCCCTCTAAAACCCCTCTTTTCGTCTTACTTGTTAGTTACTTCTTTCGACATTGGTACTTTTGGTCGTTTAATTATCAATACTTTGTGTTGATCGATCATTTTTAATATGATTAATCAATTATGGGCAATTAC
It includes:
- the LOC132031245 gene encoding thioredoxin M4, chloroplastic-like isoform X2 → MGSDVPVLVEFWAPWCGPCRMIHPVIDELSQEFAGKFKFFKVNTDESPTIASKYGIRSIPTVMIFKDGEKKDTVIGAVPKSTLTTSIEKFL
- the LOC132031245 gene encoding uncharacterized protein LOC132031245 isoform X1 — protein: MAGLLETIAVPRATVSASLAPVGGFSLSGRQSSIRFSAFEGLNKIQSTRSSVSLRSFAKSVTRRRGGIVCEAQDTAVLVPGVNDQTWESLVMGSDVPVLVEFWAPWCGPCRMIHPVIDELSQEFAGKFKFFKVNTDESPTIASKYGIRSIPTVMIFKDGEKKDTVIGAVPKSTLTTSIEKFL